The following are from one region of the Nicotiana tabacum cultivar K326 chromosome 3, ASM71507v2, whole genome shotgun sequence genome:
- the LOC107831059 gene encoding protein SRG1 isoform X1, with protein sequence MFWNGKGRGQLTEAMDESPPEVVNFGKSLLVPSVQELANEHLTNIPARYVRPEQESPAVSDGTVGPTVPVIDLKKLVSGDSMDSELQKLHSACQHWGFLQVVNHGVTPSILENFKREVIELFSLTMEEKKKLWQQEGNHEGFGQLFVVSEEQKLDWSDMFYITTLPPHIRQMELFQNLPSNLRDIMEAYCNEIKSLGMIILCQLAKALRMDEKEMRELFSDGVQSIRMNYYPPCPEPDRTIGFSPHSDADALTILFQLNETEGLQVRKDGIWVPIKPLPNALIVNIGDIMEIVSNGVYRSIEHRAVVNSNKERLSVATFYSSNLDSELGPAHSLIGPSSPAIFRRVPVEKYFKDFFARKLDGKSYIDFMKEEARDGES encoded by the exons ATGTTTTGGAATGGAAAAGGCAG AGGCCAGTTGACTGAGGCAATGGATGAGTCGCCGCCGGAAGTGGTGAACTTTGGGAAATCTCTGTTAGTTCCAAGTGTTCAAGAGCTTGCCAACGAGCACCTTACTAATATTCCGGCAAGGTATGTCCGTCCTGAACAAGAATCTCCGGCCGTATCCGATGGAACGGTGGGTCCTACAGTCCCCGTTATCGACCTGAAAAAGTTGGTATCTGGTGATTCCATGGATTCTGAGCTTCAAAAACTTCACTCGGCTTGCCAACACTGGGGTTTCCTCCAG GTTGTAAACCATGGAGTGACACCTTCAATACTGGAGAACTTCAAGAGAGAGGTTATCGAACTGTTCAGTCTCACAatggaagaaaagaagaagctaTGGCAACAGGAAGGCAACCATGAAGGATTTGGGCAGCTCTTTGTTGTATCAGAGGAGCAGAAACTTGATTGGAGTGATATGTTTTACATAACTACTCTTCCCCCTCATATCCGGCAAATGGAGTTATTCCAAAACTTGCCCTCAAACCTCAG GGATATCATGGAAGCATACTGCAATGAAATCAAGAGCCTAGGAATGATCATCCTATGTCAATTGGCAAAGGCTTTAAGGATGGATGAAAAGGAAATGAGAGAGCTATTCAGTGATGGTGTGCAGTCAATAAGGATGAATTATTATCCTCCTTGCCCTGAGCCAGACAGAACTATTGGCTTCAGCCCTCATTCTGATGCTGATGCCCTCACAATCCTTTTCCAGCTAAATGAAACTGAAGGCCTCCAAGTTCGAAAAGATGGCATTTGGGTGCCTATAAAACCACTCCCAAATGCTTTAATTGTGAATATTGGCGATATTATGGAG ATAGTGAGCAATGGTGTTTATAGGAGCATTGAGCACAGAGCAGTTGTAAACTCAAACAAAGAGAGGCTATCTGTTGCAACATTCTATAGCTCCAACCTTGACTCGGAATTGGGACCTGCACACAGCCTCATTGGACCAAGTAGTCCAGCAATTTTCCGAAGAGTTCCCGTGGAAAAATATTTCAAGGATTTTTTTGCACGAAAACTTGATGGAAAATCGTACATTGATTTCATGAAGGAAGAGGCAAGGGATGGTGAATCCTAG
- the LOC107831059 gene encoding protein SRG1 isoform X2 — MDESPPEVVNFGKSLLVPSVQELANEHLTNIPARYVRPEQESPAVSDGTVGPTVPVIDLKKLVSGDSMDSELQKLHSACQHWGFLQVVNHGVTPSILENFKREVIELFSLTMEEKKKLWQQEGNHEGFGQLFVVSEEQKLDWSDMFYITTLPPHIRQMELFQNLPSNLRDIMEAYCNEIKSLGMIILCQLAKALRMDEKEMRELFSDGVQSIRMNYYPPCPEPDRTIGFSPHSDADALTILFQLNETEGLQVRKDGIWVPIKPLPNALIVNIGDIMEIVSNGVYRSIEHRAVVNSNKERLSVATFYSSNLDSELGPAHSLIGPSSPAIFRRVPVEKYFKDFFARKLDGKSYIDFMKEEARDGES; from the exons ATGGATGAGTCGCCGCCGGAAGTGGTGAACTTTGGGAAATCTCTGTTAGTTCCAAGTGTTCAAGAGCTTGCCAACGAGCACCTTACTAATATTCCGGCAAGGTATGTCCGTCCTGAACAAGAATCTCCGGCCGTATCCGATGGAACGGTGGGTCCTACAGTCCCCGTTATCGACCTGAAAAAGTTGGTATCTGGTGATTCCATGGATTCTGAGCTTCAAAAACTTCACTCGGCTTGCCAACACTGGGGTTTCCTCCAG GTTGTAAACCATGGAGTGACACCTTCAATACTGGAGAACTTCAAGAGAGAGGTTATCGAACTGTTCAGTCTCACAatggaagaaaagaagaagctaTGGCAACAGGAAGGCAACCATGAAGGATTTGGGCAGCTCTTTGTTGTATCAGAGGAGCAGAAACTTGATTGGAGTGATATGTTTTACATAACTACTCTTCCCCCTCATATCCGGCAAATGGAGTTATTCCAAAACTTGCCCTCAAACCTCAG GGATATCATGGAAGCATACTGCAATGAAATCAAGAGCCTAGGAATGATCATCCTATGTCAATTGGCAAAGGCTTTAAGGATGGATGAAAAGGAAATGAGAGAGCTATTCAGTGATGGTGTGCAGTCAATAAGGATGAATTATTATCCTCCTTGCCCTGAGCCAGACAGAACTATTGGCTTCAGCCCTCATTCTGATGCTGATGCCCTCACAATCCTTTTCCAGCTAAATGAAACTGAAGGCCTCCAAGTTCGAAAAGATGGCATTTGGGTGCCTATAAAACCACTCCCAAATGCTTTAATTGTGAATATTGGCGATATTATGGAG ATAGTGAGCAATGGTGTTTATAGGAGCATTGAGCACAGAGCAGTTGTAAACTCAAACAAAGAGAGGCTATCTGTTGCAACATTCTATAGCTCCAACCTTGACTCGGAATTGGGACCTGCACACAGCCTCATTGGACCAAGTAGTCCAGCAATTTTCCGAAGAGTTCCCGTGGAAAAATATTTCAAGGATTTTTTTGCACGAAAACTTGATGGAAAATCGTACATTGATTTCATGAAGGAAGAGGCAAGGGATGGTGAATCCTAG
- the LOC107832557 gene encoding transcription factor GTE12, with the protein MVTAQSPKVNSSLQLLELPTMNVGDSMVTKKLKIKISSKGVRAESGGGSEMNIKVKLPMPSDSNKRGPELVLDNEREKRRKMDRNVKQQCGNILKALMAHPSGWPFLVPVDPVQYNIPDYFTIITRPMDLGTVKAKLDGNVYFNVDAFAADVRLTFANAMKYNPPNNDFHLMAKRLDNIFNQRWKLLEGKWKSESKKFIQDCVSSDKGNDFKNTRETSFKKSAPHANGLSKRLMPLEEKQKLKKELVDLLRGNVIKKMQNALQKFGLVGLKEEKLSLDLDKYDDNTLLELKRVVRAYSNLATEKAEPASVKQSGGHLSSQETLQKDSSSTGFICSANTKQQANTVACHLQGVDTHARPRNFPTERKLVQDHSGVPKRDREVTNSLASVSCRADLNSHGGLGVLYEENSCSSPSRSICASTTTYDEGWDPLMNIDLSPTKALRAAMLKSRFADTIIKAKQKSLPVDGDKADLHSMQQERAQLEKQKLEEKARIEAELKAAEVASRRKAEADLKMQRERQREAARIALQKMERTVEFEDNLKILRDLEKLCKCCSEAENLTGNGDGFTIILGDNPLERLGLCIKEDYVNDDEDEILNGDWEDGEISA; encoded by the exons ATGGTTACTGCTCAATCTCCGAAAGTGAACAGTTCTCTTCAGCTCCTGGAGTTGCCCACCATGAATGTTGGTGATAGCATGGTGACGAAGAAGctgaaaataaaaatttcttccAAGGGGGTGCGGGCTGAATCTGGGGGAGGCTCTGAGATGAATATAAAGGTGAAACTACCTATGCCATCCGACTCTAATAAACGTGGACCTGAGTTAGTGCTGGACAATGAAAGAGAGAAAAGGCGGAAAATGGATCGGAATGTAAAGCAACAATGTGGTAACATTCTGAAAGCCTTGATGGCTCATCCTAGTGGGTGGCCCTTCCTTGTACCAGTGGATCCAGTCCAATATAATATTCCCGACTACTTCACTATAATTACAAGACCAATGGATTTGGGGACAGTCAAAGCTAAACTGGATGGCAATGTGTACTTCAATGTTGATGCATTTGCTGCTGATGTGAGGTTGACGTTTGCAAATGCGATGAAGTATAATCCTCCTAATAATGATTTTCATCTCATGGCTAAGAGATTAGATAATATTTTTAATCAGAGGTGGAAGCTGCTGGAAGGTAAGTGGAAATCTGAGAGCAAAAAATTCATTCAGGATTGTGTTTCAAGTGATAAAGGAAATGACTTTAAGAATACAAGGGAGACTTCCTTTAAGAAATCTGCACCTCATGCTAATGGTCTGAGCAAGAGGCTAATGCCTTTGGAGGAGAAGCAAAAGCTGAAGAAAGAACTTGTTGATTTACTTAGGGGAAATGTAATTAAGAAAATGCAGAATGCTCTCCAAAAGTTTGGGTTGGTGGGTCTTAAAGAAGAGAAGCTTAGCCTGGACCTGGATAAGTATGATGATAACACACTATTGGAATTGAAGAGGGTGGTTAGAGCTTATTCCAATTTAGCTACAGAAAAG GCAGAGCCCGCTAGTGTAAAACAAAGTGGTGGGCATCTGTCGTCCCAGGAGACTCTTCAAAAAG ATAGTAGTAGCACAGGTTTTATTTGCTCTGCCAATACCAAGCAACAAGCAAACACTGTTGCTTGCCACCTTCAAGGTGTTGATACCCATGCTCGTCCCAGGA ATTTTCCAACAGAAAGAAAGCTAGTACAAGATCATTCGGGTGTTCCTAAAAGG GACAGAGAGGTGACAAACTCATTGGCATCAGTTTCATGCAGAGCTGATCTGAACTCTCATG GTGGTCTAGGAGTACTTTATGAAGAAAACTCTTGTTCCAGTCCAAGTAGATCAATCTGTGCTTCCACTACTACATATGATGAAG GCTGGGATCCTCTTATGAACATTGATCTGTCCCCGACTAAAGCACTACGGGCTGCAATGCTGAAGAGCCGATTTGCTGACACTATTATCAAAGCGAAACAGAAATCTCTTCCAGTTGAT GGTGATAAGGCTGATCTGCATAGTATGCAGCAGGAAAGAGCCCAACTAGAAAAGCAGAAGCTTGAAG AGAAAGCTCGCATTGAGGCAGAACTTAAAGCTGCGGAAGTTGCCTCTCGAAGGAAGGCAGAGGCTGATTTAAAGATGCAGCGGGAGAGACAACGGGAAGCAGCCCGGATTGCTCTACAGAAG ATGGAAAGGACCGTTGAATTTGAAGACAATTTGAAGATACTAAGAGACCTCGAAAAACTATGTAAATGCTGCTCAGAAGCTGAGAATCTCACTGGTAATGGAGATGGATTCACAATCATATTGGGGGACAACCCTCTGGAAAGGCTTGGCTTATGCATCAAAGAGGATTACGtcaatgatgatgaagatgaaataTTGAATGGAGACTGGGAAGATGGGGAGATATCGGCATAG